The genomic region GAAGTTGAACCATGTATTTCAAGCACATCACCTGTTGCAAATCCAGCACGCGGGGCTGCACCCAGGTCATGTGAACGCGCTTATCCACCTCGTCAATACTACCTCTCACCAGCCCCACCGAGAGGGCCTTCATCACCAGCAGCTCCACCTGTGCAGAGGGGGGATCGTGTAAGACACCCTGGTGCCAGCACGCACGTGCCTGTGGACCCCGCCAGCTGTGAAACCCAAGGGGAACAAGGAGCAGTTTCTTTCTGTGATCTGAGTCTAGGGGAAGCAGGCTCACACAGGAGTCCTGACTGCCCCCGAGGAGCAGCTGTGCTGCTGCGACATCCCGAGTCTAAGAACTTTATACCTCATTCACGGTGATTTTCGCACTCTTGGCAATTTCTTCAAAAGTGAGTTGTCTATGATTGGCAGGTCGTGTGAAAgtcatctgaaaaaaatttttgtttattaactatttttccaaaaaaagatgGTCAGAGAACTGATTCATAAGGATATGTCTGTCAATACTTGCTCTGAAAATACAGATCTTATCAGTACCACACAtactaaaattttcttaatattagTCATATATCTTATCTCACTAAGCTTTCAATTCCTAGATAAGAAGGTGAAATACGCTTTATGGTAGTTTTCTACAATAGTCACTATTTGTTTCCCGAACAAGTACTTGAGGCTGCCATGTGCCAGGGCTGTACCTGGAGCTGGGGATTCCGTGGGGAACTAGAAACACAAGGTCCCTTTTCTCAAGAAGCTTAAATTCTAGTGTGGGAGACCGGATGAACATGCAGACAAAGAACGGCAAGTGCAATGAGGTGGCAGCTCCCGCAGCGCAGGTGGTCGGGGGATACCTCTCTGAGGCGGCGTCATCTAAGCTGAGAGCCAAACACAAACTAAAAAAGCAAGCGGcggcagaggaagaggaaaggtgCCGGAGAGGGTGCGGGCCAGGAGAGCCAGCGGCCCAGCTCAGGCTGCGCCCGAGGGCCTGGAAGTGGGCGGGGCCTCGCTTACCTCCATGAGACACAGCAACTGGATTTTCCTCAGAAGCTGGGCCTCGCTGGCTGCTAAATCAGGCTGCAAAGCGAAACGGTACCAGTTACCTGACCTGGCTTTGAAATTCTTTCTACAGCCGTCAACTGAACAAAAAGAAACTGGACAGGTCCAAACACTTTAGATCACTGAGGCTCATTATTCGCTTCAAGTGATGTCAACTTCACTTTTCTCAGGAAATCATTACAAGAGTGCTTAGTTGAAGGCCTAAGGATTTTCCAAGACAAGGAGTTTACAAGGTAAGATTGGTGCTGCTGTCACAAACGCCAGGGAGCAGGCCCACAGGGTGTATGCAGGCGTTGCAAGAGGACTCTCGCGCAAGGAAAGGCAGGGAGGGCACAGCCGATGCCCGCGCGGGTCCGGGTGCAGTGCCTGCTCAGCCAGCTCGGGGTCAATGGGGCCTCTGAGGAACACGCTGCTGAAGTTCCGGACACTTGTTCTGAACTGAAAGAGCAAGTTACTGATTTGTCACGACGAGTCGCGTTGTCACGAGAACCAGAAGGCCCCTTCTGCACAACCTGTACAACCTCCTTGCAGTTGGGTCTAAACGTTATTTGCTGAGCACAGAGCCAAACCGTGGAGAGCGGCTTCCCTGATTCAGATGTTTAGTAGCTCAGACCCCGACACGGGCAGCCCTGACAGCGACAGCTCTGCTACAGCCGTGGACAAGTCAAGCTCTTCAGAAAGGGCCCCTCCCCCGGAACGAGCTCTTGCTGCCTGGACAGATACTGCTGGCAAGCACCTCAAGTTCCGACCCTTCCTGACATCTCCGTGCCAGCCGTCTTTCTTTCTGAGTGGCACACCTTCCCGAGACGCCGACACACAGGCCTCGTTAGGCTGGCTGCATCTGCTTTCTGCCTCTTCACAGCCCATTGCTATCTACTCTGTGCCCTTATGTGTGAGTCCTACAAGTTCACCTTGAACTTTGAGAAGATGGAAAGTTCCAGAAAAGTACAAAGACTATAACACAACCATAATTCCTATCACCACTAACATTTTAGTAATTATTTGCCTCTaataacttcatttaaaaagaataaccTGACTGTTAAACTTCAAATCCTTGTGAAGTGCTCTCCTCACTGAGTCCCACTCAACACaggctccttccctctccccggcccctcccccatgCACCCctctcccgccccctccccgccccacgaTCTCCCCATTCCTGTCACTCACTCACTCTAGCCCCACGCGCCCTATCTCACTTTGCCGACACGCTGAAAGCTTCCTCTCCCTCTGCTAAACACGCCCTTCCATACTCGTCACTAGCTACTTCCCACTCATTCCTAAGGTCACACGCAGAGCAGTCCTGCTCTGGGGAAGCTTCCGGTGACACCCCCTCCACCCAACACAGGTGAAGCTCTCTCTGCTTGTGGCCCTGAGCACGGCCACAGTAACGGAGCGACCACAGCAGCTCATCAGCGACCGAGCCACCCGCTCGATGAGAGCAAAGCGGCGTGCAGCGGGGAGGCGCTCAACAGACAGCAGACACATGAGCTCcacgcgggggcgggggggggatgaACGAGCTCCACGCGGGGGCTCCGCCAGCCCCGCCGGTGACTGACCTGCTGGCCCCAGGCGGTCTTCAGAGTCTGGAATCGCTCTACGTTGCCGCTGTTAAAGGCATAGAGGGTGTCAATCAGCCACTGCCGGTCAGTGTTCCTCAGCGACTCCAGCACGGGGTGCATGAGCTGTGAGGACGGAGACGGTCAGCTGACAGAAAGTCACGGTCTCCCCTGGGTTAAGGAATCTGTACCCCAGGTCCACGTACCAGCTCTCCGAAGTTGAAGACCCCCTCGCCAAGAAGTCCTGCCAGGCCCAGCGTGAAAGCTCTCTCCTGCTGTTCAGACACTGCGGCGACAACACGGCTCCAGTTACACGCCAGGCACGAGACTCAGTCCTGTCCGGCTTTAGAAATCTCACAGAAAATGTAAAGGAACTGTTCTGTGTGACGGTTATATTACAAAGCCCTAAGATTAGGCATCTCTTTTAAAGTATTGGATTGACTTAGGTTATACCTGGAACCATATAAATGGCTTTTGTGGGAAAGGCATTCATTGCTTATTTTTACCAAACTATACATGAATCTACTGACATTTTCAGCCTGTCTACTGCCTGGCAGGGGGCTCCTCATCCCCCTCGCCTGCCGCGGGAAGTAGCACCACTTCTTATTTATCGCCGAGCCACCACATTTAGCCTCTTTTGACTAGAACTCTGTTCCCTTATTCTCTTGACACATTAGTTgctttttccaatatattttgtTCCCTTACACTCTTGACcacatttgttgctttttccaaTATATTTCTCTTGAGATGCAGCAATTAAAACTGTACTAACAATTTTAGGAGTTGCTGGTCCCCTTAGCTTCAACAGTATACTGTGAAAAACATCTAAAATATGCTGAAATAGGCTAAATTTCTTTTCTAAACACATATTCCTTGCACTTTTCCCAAAAGTCACTGCTCACTTTTCTTTCCACCCTCAAACCCTTGAAAATTCCATAATTTATTCCCCTGGGTCCAGCATTTCAGTTTTTACGACAAGAGTCCCAGGTTCAGGGATCTCACCGTGCCCTCCATCCTGCGAGGGCTTAAGGCACCCACATCACTGTCCTTCTCACAGAGGCCTCTGACTCAGAGAACAGAGGGACCTGGAGAAGGGGCAGTAAAGGGGCTACGAGGCGCGAGCCTCATTTTCACCTGAATTAAACGCTGAAGACAAATACAATGCAGAAATGAAGCTTAAACAACTCTTCCCACCACATGGACTTTCTTCTAAAAGGAATGAACACATCTGAATGATTCCTGAGATCGGCTGCCTCAGGCATGTCACAGCTGCTATGTCGTGTGAGTGAGCTCCTCGTGTGACATGGACTTTTTGGCCACGTTACCTGGCAGATCCTTGATGTCAACACAGCCCAGAAACCGCAGCGCATCTTTGTAGTAGGATGCGTGGTTTCCGATTGTTTGATAGTATTTACTGGAGAGGTCGTAGAAACGACTGTGAACGGACGTCACCCCAGGGAGGTTATTGAGCATTTCTTCAACATCTTCAATTGTTTCCTATACACAGGAAGtgagattgcctttctttgtAACTTGAAACATTTTTCAAGTAACATATGACAAGATGAAAAGCAAAAGCCACAAATgactgataaatttgactacGTTAAAATGGAAAACTTCAGTTCatccaaaacacagaaaaaagaacaaaaacaagctATAGACtatgaaaagatatttaaagcACATGCAACCCATAGGGGAATATGACCAAGGCTAagtaaaaaactcttaaaaatcaaGAGAGATAAGCAacacagaaaaatgggcagaagaaaagataaaacgGGCAATTTATAGAAGTGGAGACATGAGCAGAGTGGTCAATAAACCACCAGTAATCAAGAAATGTAAAGTAAACTTTCAGTGAGATACCATCTCATCTCAACAGATCAGTACGAACTGAGCAGCCTGAAAATACCAAGCGTTGAAGGTATGGAGCTTCGGGAGTGCCTGTATGACGCACTGACCACATAAGTTGGTCTGCTATCCATATTCACACCTATCCCCAAAATTACACTAAAATGAAAGTAAGAAAGGCATAAACACAGACAGGAATCTTCAACAATGATAATTAGGAAGCAGAGGGGGCTGGGTCAATGGTGAACGGCGAGAACCCACGTGCTGTGGACCACTGGAGGCCGTGTGGGCTCCTGCTGGATGGGCGCGCTGTGGTCACACAGGGGAGAACTCTGTTTAAGGGCAACAGGCATCGTATCAACAACTTATTCTTAAGtggttttgaaaagaaaaaaaaaaacacacacacacacagaaccacAAGGCAAAGTGGTGAAATGTCAACAATGGGAGTCTGAGGTAAGGGTAGAGGAGAGTTCTTttgctatttttgcaactttcttgtaatttaaaattatttaaaaataaatagttaaagaagaaaaataggattTTTGCCCCCTACAACTTTAAACAACGATAAATCTGTACTGTGGCAATCTCACCTTTGTAACTTGTAGGTCCCCGATATTTAATTTTAGAGCTCCAATTGCGGTTTTACACAGGATCACTGCCTCATCGCTACTTTTCACCTAAAGAATCAGAAACAAGGGAGCCTCAGAACCGTGGGCAGCAGACTAACAAGGAAGGTATCTGAACACTGATTTAACCTGCAGGACTACAGACACACTGGTCTCTAGAGTTGTGACAGTGAGCACAGACACAAACTATAagtcaaacatattttaaaagatctgGCTCAAACTTCACATTTACCTTCTCACGAGTCTTTTCCAGAAAAGTAAGAGCCACAGTAGGATCtagaaaagagagaacaaagtCAGAAGAACCACCAACAGAGTATCTTTACAGATTAGTTTCTACCAACCAGGACATTTTTCGGTGGGATAATCTTTAGGTTTAGACCATAAAATACAAAACTTAGAATTTTACGTTTTCTACTGAAATGCAAAAGTTCAAATAACTTATACTTCAAGATCATTTAAATTACCATTAGGATCTGTTCCTTTATGAAACAAAGTGAGACTCACCAGTCATCTGTCTAACTACATGAAGAATGATTTCTACCAGGGACAAAGGATTCACCCTGAAATAAAAACCACATCTTTGAGTGTCAACAAATATCAACGTAtccattttcaaaaacaaaaactgacaaaagAGTTTTACCTGTGTTCAAATTCACTGATGAAGTTTTCATAAAGCTGTGGAACCAAAACATGGAGAGTAATTACAGGATGTCTTTCACTCGGCAAAAGCAAAACTTCAGACACTACCATGATGCCCATCACGCAGTAGGCAAtgcataaatgtttgctgaatgacagAAGACCCATATTGGGGCTTATTAAGTTCACATAAATGATCACCAATAAATTACTGAAGAaagctacagtttttttttttttttttttttttttgctggcttTGGGAATTAGAACTCTGCCCTGTGAGAATCTCCTGAAGACCAACTTCTCTATTCGTCCTCCAAAGTATGCTGAGTAAAACAGACTATCAGTTTGAAAGGTTCACTAACCTGACAGAGGTTAGAAGATTGCAGGCTAATTACGTCCCATTATCAAATATCTTAGCCATGCAGCAAACATTTGAGCTCTTACTCAGACCCTTTGCTAGGCACTACAGACACAGAATGTATAAGACAAAACCTGAGCTTTTAAGGAGCTTCTGGCCTAGTAAAGAGAGACTTGCAAACAAATAAGTGACAACACTGTGagttaaaaagcaaggaaaaaagcACATAGCTGGATCAGCCAATGAGAGAGGTTGCAAATATTCTGCTATGAGTAGAAAGTGACTTAAAAACAAGAAGCCAAAGAAGAGAGATGAACAATTATGAATTATCCGTAACTATGATACAGAACCTTAGGGAACAAATATTAAGACAGctctaatttatcattttcccacataTTCCAAAAGACAGCATGCCCAGCAAAATCTCCAGGCTTACAGATGATTACAAGTTGCTTTGAGCAGTACAATGTCAAACTGGTAGATATAAACCACAAGAAAATCTTAGAAGCCCAGATGGTGGAATAACAAAGTGGTAAGCTTCACTGTGAGCACATATAAAGTAATGTATTCAGGGCAAATAATTCAAACTATCATTATGAACTAGCTTGCAGTTCCAATGCATGAATCAGTTCCTCTGATTCATCCAGACTCCGAGAGAAAGACAACAAGGAGAGATGTCAGGAAAGACTTCGAAGAGTAGGCTACCAGTGAACAAatctgggctgggggtgggtttGTCAGGGGATCTGGGAAAGGCTGGGGCAGAGAGTGTATTTTTCTGTTGACAAAATTCTAGAAGTGCTCTATTACAGAGGCAGCATGATACTAAGCAGCATTCCCCCTCCAAGCCTCCTGTACCCCAGGGAAGCACATCTTCCACACTGCCCAGGACAAAGTGTTCGGGCAAACAAGCAGAGTcagtgggggagagggaagaggagtgaTGGCAGTTATAACAGTTGTccaccttccctggtggtccagtggttgagactccgcgttcccaatgcagggggcccgggtttgaaccctggtcagggaactagatcccgaatgccgcagctaagagcccgcatgctgcaactagatctcgcacgtggcaacgaagatccctcatgccccaactaaaacccagtgcagccaaataaattaaaaaaaaaaaaaaaatctataaacaataagaTACCGGGGCATGCTAAGAGAGAGCATTTTAGGTTGGGATTTTAGAAGAAGCCAGAATGTCTGCGTTTGAATCCTCttctgtcacttattagctgtgatctatggcaagtcacttaatctcttggTGTCTGcctctacatcaaaaaaaaaaaaaaaaaataggacagaaATAGGACAGCAGTAGTACTTATCTCCCAATGTTGTTACGAGGAGTGAATGAGTAAATGTGTAAAGCACTCAGAACAAACGGCACCTGACAAAAAGGGGTGGCTGAATAGGCttattgttatatatattattattgtaaAGCCcacctattattttaaaaagtacttgaaCACATTTATATACTCTGACCTAGCATGGCAAATCATTTACCTTAATGAGACCATCTCCTTGGGCAAAGCATGGGTCCTGCACAAAATCAAGCACCTGAAGTGTCAGCTGATGCCACAACCTGAAAAACACAAGGCTCTTAAGACCTATAACGTAGCATCAGTCACAGCATCAGTCATCCTTGATGGTCCTATCAAATAACAAATACTAACCAGTCTCTACTGTGTAATACAAGAATGCTAACGCAGATGCTTTTTAAAGCTGAGTTCTTTCCCTGGCTCTGCTACTCAGTGGTTATGTCACCTTGagatcacttaacctctctaagactcagtttcctcagctataaatgGAGAACACCTTTCCAGACTACCTCAAAGGGTTACTGAGAGGCTTGACTGGAAACAAGAACTCTGGAATCATACATACCTAATTTGAAATCCTGGCTCTTCTACCTATTAGTTGAGTATCTCAGGGAAGGAGCTTAAActgagcttcagcttcctcatctttaaaCAGGATGAAGGACTGAATGCGCTAATACAGAAAACCTCTAGAACAATGACATAGCACATTTGAAACCAAAGGCTAACTTCTAAGAGTGCAAATAAAATGCTCTGAAAAATACAAAGTGCTACACAAGCAATTATTTGCCAAAAACTAAGAATTTTCTCTCAAAAATTGCTAATGGCAGAAGGCTGCTGAACATCCTCAAAACACATACTGAATATCCATGTGAAAAGCACTATGCTAAAGACTAGGGTTGTTAACAGGGAGGTATTACAAGAGGTGTATTTTTCCATGGAACATCACTAAACCAATGCCAGCAACTcattctattcatttaaaaagaggTTATTGCTTAGCAACTGATAATTTAATTGTTCTGAAATTCACCCTGTTTCTAAGCAAAACCAAACTCTGAGATCTCTCTAGGGGCACAAAGCCCAACATGAAATGCAATAAAAAGTATGGGCCATGGGAGAGGGGAGAAGTGGTTGCACCCCACCGTGTAACCAGAGGCAGAatcaacaggggaaaaaaaaacccaaaactgcaCTGGCCTCTGGTTTATCTGTTCCAGACTGCCGAGAAAGATAACTGTAGGTACAGTGCCACTATGACAAAGCTAAGTACAAGACACCGGTATCTGTTATACAAAATGTATGGCAGTCTGACCCCGAAAGGGTGTTTTGCTTGTTTGACTGGAATCAAGAGCTAAAATCACAGCCCTGAACCGTTTTCGTAAAACCAGAAGGAAGGGGAGTTTCGAAGCCTCAGTCACAGCCCCTCAGTCTGGAAGGCAGTGAACCCTAGATCCCAAAACCCAGCCTACGGCTCTCCTCCTCGGTCCTTGTGGGATGTCACCCCTCTCCCTCGTCGGCCCTGCCTTCCGGGTTCCTCAGCGCACCTCCTCGGTCTAGCCTGTCCCCACTCTCTCCACACGGGTCTGAGCGCCCTCAGTCCATCAAGGTCccgggcccccccccccccacgtccCCACTCCGTGTCGCTCTCCTATCCCAGGACTCCCGGGTCCCCTTGGCTCGGCGCTCACTTCTTCGTGTAGAGCTCCTCCAGACGGTGCCACACGGCGGCCTGGCCGGGCCCGGAGCTCTGGCTCTGCTGTAAGAAGCCGGGTACGTCCTTCATGACGGGAGGAAGACCCCGAGACAGCGGTACTGCGGGGACAACCGGGCCGCGGGGTAAGGCTGCCAGAAGTGCTCACTCACTTCCGGCGCCGCGTCGCGCGGGGCAGGCCGGGAACGCCCTACGCGACGAGGGGCGCCCGCTGGTTGTCATGGTAACCGCGCCTATTTCCTTCGGGCAGAGTTCTCCTTAGGGTTTGTACCGGAATCCCCTGGCAGCTGGCCGTGCTACTGTGGCGTTGAAGAGTACGGGCGCCTGGGTCGAACCAGCCATCGactggctgtgtggcctcggCCTTTGTGACCCAATGTTCCCGATTCAAGTGGGATGATAACAATACTACCTTCCTAGTAGTGGCTTGCGAGGACTAAGTATAAATATGATGCCTGTCCATAGAAAGCACTCCCAAAGTGTTAGTTATCATCGCCATCTCAATTGAAAAAAGGTGGGAGCGAGGGTAGAGAAATGCAGGTTCCTGGTTTGGTCTCGGGTACCAGAGGAGGGAGATCATCAGACTAGGAAACCGGCCCCACCTTgcgtccacctccacctgggctgccGGGGCCGGGAAAGAGAGCGCGAGGCTGTGGTAAGGGCTTGCGGGGGCGGGGCGAGGGTGCACCGAGAGGAGAGGGGCGCGCTGGGGGGCGGGGAAAGAGAGCGCAAGGGTGTGGTAAGGACGCGCTGGGGCGGGGCGAGGGTGCACCGAGAGGGGCGGGGCGCGCTGGAGGCGGGGAAAGAGAGCGCGAGGATGTGATAAGGGCTTGCAGGGGAGGGACTTTCGGGTGCGGGGCGCGCTCGGGGGCGGAGCGCGCACGTGACCGGTGGGCACCTGGCGCTGCGGGCTGCGGAGGAATATGGCGCTGTGGGCTTGTTCAGTTGTTCCCGCCCTCAGGCTTTGGGGCCTGGGAGGTGCGCGGCCCTGGACCCGCCGGCCTCGGTTTGTTCCGGGTGGCGGCGGCGGGGGTGGCGGCGGCGGGGGTGGCGGGCGGGGCCCAGGGCGGAGACTGAGCCCCTCAGGCGAGCGGGGGAGTCAGGCTTACCCCTGCGTGGTCGGCGGGACGATTGGAGGACCTGAAAATGGCAAGTCCCTGCTCACGCGGCCCTGAAGGGTGTTCCGGAGACACCCATGGCATTGGTTTCTCGTTTCTTCCCGGGGTATTTTGGGCGTGTATAAGCAACATTGCTTGTTCATTCTTGACATCCCGCCCCCTTTTTAGTTAGATTCTATTCTGTACCTGTCCTATTTTACTTAACATGTCTTGGAGTTActtccattctaaacataaatgttTTCTGAGTCTTTTATACTAATCTGTagaattccattatatggatgtttCATACTTTAACCAGTCTCTTGTTGAAACAGGTTCTAATCTTTAGTTATTACAGATAATGCTGTGTTGAATAACCTTGTTTGTACCTCACTTTTTGGATAAATTTCTAGTAGTGGAACTCCTGCGTCTACATTTTATTGCCCCACATAAAGGTCGTGCAGTTAATACTCCCACCAGAGTATGTTCATACCCCTACACAGGTTCATACACAATAATTGCACATTTTGAGTCCTTGTCTAGGAACTGAACCTACAAGTGGAAAAATCTTAAGGCCCATAGTTGCTAATCAGAGTAGTTCGGAAACTAACTTAAATGGCCACTAATGGTCAAGTGTTTACATAAATAATGGTACGTTCATTTAATGCCTTCTTACACAACTACCCAAAATATCGAAGAGTTTAATAAAGAAATACCAAGGAGGAGTCTTTCTTTCATCCAAGAAACTTTTAATTGGACTCATTATCTACCAGACTGTTCTAGATGCGAGGATGGAGCAGGGGTCAGACAAACTGTTGCCTCCATGGAGCTTATTCCAGTTTCAGAATCTGCAGGCAGTTGTGTGGGTGGGGCATGGCTAAATAGTGACCTGGTCTACCAGGTGCTGATCAGGAGACCGCCATCATTCAGTAAATCCGgctcccactccccccaccccgctgCCCCCGCCATCAAACAGAAGGCTTGAGGGTGCCTGTGAGGAGCAGTCCGTTTGCATAGGCTGTCTACCAGTTGGAATTTGTGCCTTTCGAGTTTGTATTTTAGGGCTCTTATAAGAAATTGTCCTTTGTTTCCCTTTCCCAGGCAGCATCCATGCTTGCCCCTCAGAGTACCCCTACTCCCAGTAAATCTCATTCCATGTAGCATATACTTTAAGTCATTCAGTATATTCTAGACATTCGGTAAAATTATGCCATGTGTTTTTCAGTGACAGACGTTTTACTTATGTAGATGAGAAATACACATCAAGTACCCTGAGTAATACCTTGCACGCAAGTAGGCACCCAACAATGGTAATGACTTCTACAACATGGGTATTTTTTCAACACCAGCAAGCAACTCTCCACTTTTCCACAGACACCGACCGGGTGTCAAATTTAActgaattctggctctgtcaACCTGGAGATAGCACCAgcttccacaggttaagggctcagtcccacaagactgacACCACTTCAGCTGCCAATGCAGGTTCTCCTGTCCTTCTAACGAACTGACTGCAAATCggaggttcccacgaccccctcctcTGGTTGGATTCacttgctagagtggctcacagaattcaggaaaccagtttacttactagatcgcGGGTTTATTATAAgggatattaaaggatatgaatgaacagccagatgaagagatatgtGTATAGGGCGAGGTGTGGAAGGGTTCTCAATACAGGAGCGTCTGTCCCTGTGGAGTTCAGGGCCTGGCACGTGGAAGTTTTCTGGTTCACCAACCTGGCAGCTCTCTGAACCCCCTCCTTTTGGGTTTTCATGGAGGCTCCAACCCTCTAATTGTGGTCGGTTCCCCTGGCAACAATATCCCCACCCTTAGGGGATTTCCAatagtcacctcattaacataaactcagtgTAGTTGTAAgaggcttgttatgaataacaagacaCCCATTTCACCTTCACGGCTCTGAAGTGATTTTAGGAACTGAGGCCAAAAGACCAAATATtgtaacaaaagatgctcccattgcTCTTAGGAAATTCAGAGGGTTCTGGGACAGagaccaaaatatatatttattataactcACAGTATCGCAACTTCCCTCTCATTCCTTTTGTATTTCTCATAATAATTTGCATTTAGGAGGAGCTCCGTAAATGTTTGGGTGAGGACCTTAGATGAATAGATGTTGTTGATGCTGTGTGCAGGGGGGCATTTAATAGCTGTAGTTGGAACCAgaaccttctctttccttcctaacCATCTGACTGGTTTTCATTGGAAAACCCCCTTTGGAGATTTCATTGACTTGCACTCAGAAGAGCTGCCTTGAGAGGTGCTTTTATGCAAGTCTTTGATGCAGCAGAACTTTCTTCAGAATCTAGGGGCATCTCTGCAAGAGCCTGGGGAGGAGTGGGGAAGCATTGTTTTCCCTGCTGCATGTATTTCCTGTACTTTCTGCTGGGAGGTTTACAgctatggatttttttcaaaagactgTAGGAATCGTCTCTGGCTCCCTTGCTTTTAGCTTCGGCAGCTGAGGCTCAGGGTGCTTGAGTGACTTGATGAGACAGGCAGTGAGCTAGGGCTCTGACTCTCCTTTTGGTGTCCTCGGCCCTGCCTTCCCTTGCCACGTTCGTCTTTCTCATTACACACCTTTCTGAGGTCTGTTCTTTGGAAAAGCAAGATGATGCTTTGTGTGTCAGGAGAGGCATCACAAATGGACTGAGTGACCAGCAGGCCCCTGAGTTGCACTGTCATTTACCCCAGAGTGGAGTGTGGGAGTGCAGGAAGGGAAGGGGTGACAGGcaccctaaagggaggagggggagccagTACCGTCACCTTTCAGAGGCGGGCGAAGTGACTTCTCACTGGGTTCAGCAGTGGCTTCGTGAAGGAGGTGGCCTTGACTCTGGGAGACTTTGGACATGCTGAGGTGGAAAAAGGTCTTTTCAGGCAAAGGAGCTGGGTTTAGGGTGTACACAAGAACCAGGAAAGGAGGGGTCTGTGAGAGGGAGTAGCGAGGTTGAAGCCATCACTGGGGCGGGGTGTGTTGTGCTAAGATGTTAGGGCGCTCTTGGGGGCAGAGGGCGTCTGGGAAAGCCTCACCGGCAGTGTGTAAGCAGGTGGGTCTGTGCAGATTTT from Eubalaena glacialis isolate mEubGla1 chromosome 10, mEubGla1.1.hap2.+ XY, whole genome shotgun sequence harbors:
- the PSMD13 gene encoding 26S proteasome non-ATPase regulatory subunit 13, whose translation is MKDVPGFLQQSQSSGPGQAAVWHRLEELYTKKLWHQLTLQVLDFVQDPCFAQGDGLIKLYENFISEFEHRVNPLSLVEIILHVVRQMTDPTVALTFLEKTREKVKSSDEAVILCKTAIGALKLNIGDLQVTKETIEDVEEMLNNLPGVTSVHSRFYDLSSKYYQTIGNHASYYKDALRFLGCVDIKDLPVSEQQERAFTLGLAGLLGEGVFNFGELLMHPVLESLRNTDRQWLIDTLYAFNSGNVERFQTLKTAWGQQPDLAASEAQLLRKIQLLCLMEMTFTRPANHRQLTFEEIAKSAKITVNEVELLVMKALSVGLVRGSIDEVDKRVHMTWVQPRVLDLQQIKGMKDRLEFWCTDVKSMEMLVEHQAHDILT